DNA from Rhinatrema bivittatum chromosome 16, aRhiBiv1.1, whole genome shotgun sequence:
cgggggggggggggggggggggggggggggagagagaaggtgataatgcctctggtCAGGTGCTTGGCAAGacttcagttctggaggccattccTCTGGAAGGAAACACAGGTTGGACACAGATCAGAAAGAACAAAAATAGTGCAGGTTTACCACAGAAGCCATAGGGCACGAGGCTTAGGGACATAATGTAGTCCCCTAGAGAAAAGGCAAGTCGGGGGGTACTATGATAGAGACATGCAAGTACATCAACGGTGCAAATCAGGCACAAGCGGCAAGTGTTTTTCTGAGGAAAGAatattctagaacaagaggtcacagtGCGAGCCTTCAGCAAGTGACCTCAGGAGCAACATCCAAgcatatttcttcacggaaaggtgCATGCATGGAACGGACTCCCGGAGGTGATGGCAGCGACAAAAACCAGTAACAGAATTTAAAGAAAACAACTGGGATGAACACAGAGGATGGTAACGAAGCCCTGGGATAACGGCAGAGAGCGGCGGTCACAACCCTAAACCGCAATGGTGCCAACAGCGTCCAGCAAGGCTGGGGAGAGCAGCGGGGACGGACTGTGGTTACCACCCAAACCAATGGGCCTGGGCGGGCAGGTTTCTTTTGCCGCAGTCTCACTAACCTCGATGCCTGTggggattattacaaagcttagGGGAAAGACATGGAAGGGGGCAATGGGTGTTGACTTGTAAGACTCGAAGAGAAGACCTGAAACGGCCAGCCCGGGGACGGATTTCGGCCATTCTTGGGATAGGtatggagggcagtggtaggagaAGGATTGAGGGGATGGCTAAATGACACGGGGAGAGTTTGCATCCTGGATGTTGTATGTGCATCCACCCAGAGTGGTCAAATCTCCGCTGGATGGACTGTTTTGGGCTTTGTCTGCCGTCATTTACGATATCTTTGGCCCACCAGGCATTCGTCCTCCCCAGCTAGAAGGGAGGACGTCTGCATATCCGCTCAGCATTTCCTACCAACCATGAGGCCCGAGTTAaaattccttggggggggggggttaagtgtAAAAGTGCACGAGTGGGCCATATCACTATTGAAAATGCTGCCAGGGAGGTGTTTTGGGTTTTGAAAATCATTGATGTTAAAATTTGTCTTTCTCCCAGGTCGCAAGCAGAAGAAGGCGTAATACAGGGGCTTCTGCCCcatctgccccccctccccctataaCCCCAGAACTACCCTGGAACCCGAACACCATCGGCCCCCTGGCTGTTTGCATCCACGCACCACTGGATTTTGGGAGCAGGGAGCGGTTGTGTTTCTTCCCCCTTGAACTTGGACTCTTCTCAGGTTAATTTTTAACTTGAAATAAGTCAAAACAAAGCTATTTTGGTTACAGATGTAAATAAAGATCGCTACAATAGAAAGACGGGTTTGCAGGATTTCTTCTGTGGAGGCTCCCGCTGGTGCAAACTTCTCCTCTCGTTTTCCAGGGCCAAGAATGGAGTAGAAAGCCACGAATGCTTCCCGTTCGGGACACAATCCCAGACTCCTTGCTGTGATCCAGAAGAGATGGGCCGGGGGCGATGGAAAGGCTTGGGGGCACCTCGCCCGTTTTGAGCCTCGCCTGCGGGCGCCGCCGACTCAGGCCAACGCTGCCCAGCAGTTAAGGGGTTAACGCAGAGGGAGGTTTACCTAATGCCTTTGAAAGGCAGGGGCAGATTCAGGGGCTCTTAGGAAGACCCCACAAGGCAgtacagcgagagagagagagagacacgaGTTAAGCGTCAGTGGAGGGGACAGAAGCTCAGAGCTGTCCGTTTAAGAGGTAAACTCATTCTTTCTGGATAACAGCATTACCGTTTTCTCAACCTCTCGCTCTGAAGAGTTGTTGCCCTCTGATGTAACGCGGTGCAGGATTACGACCTCTTCCCTTGTTCTTTTTCCAAATCTTCTTCTGAGCCGACGGACTACCCAATCCGTTCTTGCTTTTAGATGACTCTGAGGGACCCAGGGACTCTTGTCTGGTCACACCCAGCCCTGGCACAGGTAGGGGGACTCCTGAGCAGCTGAGATCTGGCATTGAGGAAGTGCTGCgtaggaagaggaggcagggtGCTTCTCGACCTGTCTGGGCCGGGGCCAGCCTTCGTGACACACCTTGGTTAGAAACAAGCAGCTTGCTACAGAGAGGGACGTCACCCCTTTCTGATATCTCCAGTTGCAAAGCCACAGGAGCTGCGATGTTCTCTCCAGCATCTCATTGCTTCCCCGATGAGGGCAGCATGGGAAACTGCATCCTTccgagacagcagcagcagctccctctGCCTGTGACTCGCCTCAAGGAGCTTACGCTAAGAATTATTCCTTTCctctgggtctgacccagcatgtcccAGTGTATTTATACCCAGGGACATCAGCAGGTGAAATGGATCCACATGGCTTGGGTTACAGAGAGAATAAGGTGCTCGGAGAGTGGTTCCAGACCTTTCTCCAGACTGCATTGCCCAACCCTCTTTCCCCCTGCAGTGACGCTGTTTTGCTTGTATAGAGCAATATTATCACACATAAGCACGTTGGGCCTCATTACTACCAGCACCCCCAAAAGATAGCAACTGCCAAAAACAGGGTATAAAGCATGTATTTCCATACACATACATTGACATAACAAAAGGAGACAGGTGTAAAATCCTCAGAGGCAGGAGCAGAGCCAGGACAAGGCACATTCATAGTCCGAGGTCTGGAGGTAGCGGTGAAGACAGGAATTGCCGGGATAAGAATTGGgagcctacaaaaaaaaaaaaggtctgagcTCCCTGCAAAGCTACAACAGTCCTGACCGAACCCGGCGTCTTTCCACCCTTCCTGGTGTCTCATTTGAGATTCAGGGCGTGAGACCGTGGCAGTGGACGCCGGACACAAAGCTGTCCGCAGGCGATGCAATAAGAATGGGGAaagctgcacccccccccccctgcgaagCTTTCCCCAGCCTCACTGGATTGAACTGCAATGTAGAACCTGGGCCGGGAGGAAGAAACGCCCGCAGTCCCCCTTGCTTGCTGGTGCCACAGGCCCCCTGAGAGTGTTTTAATCTCACACTCAGTCCAGAACAAAAAGCAGGGCTCCCGGGAGCGCTGGAAGGGTCACAGGGTCAGGAAGGCCGGAGGCTGTTCCTCGTCGGAATCAAATTCCACGTTTTCATCTTTGGTCCACTGGCCCGAGGCATCCTGGATCCAACCAGAgctgcagaagagagagagagagaggaggcgggTGAACGTCTGTGCAGACGGAGATGGCATgcatgggaccccccccccccccggatgggggaggggcggggagaaTCCTCAGTAGGAGCAAACGTAAGGAAGCGGATACGTGAACGGTCTCCTCTCATCTGACAACAGTGCCAGAAAAGGGGGCACAAAGGCTTTAAATGGGAATGTTTTTTAGAAGTTCCCACTCTGGTCGGCACTGATGGTCTGCGTTACAAGGTGCAGGCGCGGGAGGCAGAGTCCAAGGATACCAATGTGGGAACTTTATCGTCATCTATAATAAAGCCCTTCCCCGTCCCGTGTTTGTTTACCTTCTCAGCAGCAGGTAATGCTCTATAGCACGGCGCTGATCACAGCCTTCTGAGCCAACCTCGGGACAAAGGGCGCGTGGCGTGGCCTTTCCCGTGCTCCGCTTCTTCACTTTCCAACCTCGCCCCTTCAAGGAACCTGTCAGCGAATTTCAGCAAAAAACCCCCACATTACTACTACTTATCTCGCTAGCGCTACTAGGTAAGTGCAGTGCTGTATGGTCCCTGTTCCAAAGAGCTTACCAGCCAGTcaagatacattaaaaaaaaaaactacagagaAGCTTGCAAGGTCTTGCTGAAGGCTGCATGAAAAGCGAGCAAGCAGCAGTGCTGGGTTCCACTGAGCGAAACAAGCCTGTCGCTTTAAAAGTAAACCTCATACCTATTCTGCCATGAAGCCGGGCCcgacatataaaaaaaaaatcttcaatcaCAACGACAAATAATCCAAAGTCAGCATGTTACCTGATGAGCTGCTCTGATGCCCAGGAAGCCTGCTGCTGGGGGTAGCTTCTACTCCAACTGCCTCCTGGCCTGGGTAGGGGCTCTGCGCCCCGCTGCTCTCGCAGGCCGTGCCAATGGCTGAAGGCTCTGACCCGGAGTGGGCGGTGCTCGTACCACTGCTCTCTGACCTGGAAGAGGTTTTGTATTCTTGATAAGTGAGCCCATCCCTGCCTCTCTGCAACACCTGGGAGAGAAtaggctggagggggggggggaggaaagaattACCTGCTCCGTCTGCAGCAGCTGTTATAGGGGGTGGCTTTCAGCAAGGCACGATGGGTGATCCTCCTGGTCTGAGCAAGCAGGGGTGCTGGGCCCGCTGGAACCTACAGAGCACAAACAGTTTCAGAGGGCTCATGGCTTCATGCTTTATTTCACTTTCACAGAGAAGTTTTACTGTTCGGGGACAGGACTGTGACCGACTTGGAGAGAAACCAGAAAACCACCACTGAGCTAGAGAAATAGGACTGCCTCTAGGGGTGAGAAAGTCACAGGCTATCCAGCTCTGTTCATTTTACTATTGGGAAGTGAACTGAAGGCCCAACCACCAACCTCACTTCACACAGCTTAACAAATAGCTTTCAGCTGGTAACAAGCCGAATTATATTCCTGCACCatccagtcccagaggtgacaggctctgtatccctgcccccatcccctgagccctccagtcctagaggtgacaggctctgtatccctgctcccatcccctgagccctccagtcctagagctgacaggctctgtatccctgcccccatcccctgagccctccagtcctagaggtgacaggctctgtatccctacaCCTATCCCGAGCCCTCCAGACCTAGAGGTGAAAGGCTCTGTACACCTGCACCCATCCTCTCAGCCCCTTCCAAATGCAGGTTCCCtttacgtacccggatcagtccagactatgggttatgcctcccttccagtgaGCAAGAATGATCCCATACCTGTCCACCAGCCTCCTCAGCTTTCAGAAATGCCACCTGCTGTCGCTTCTGCACCTCATTCTCCTGATCTCGTTTCTTGCCATAAAACCACTGCAGACCTGTGGGGAGAGGAGCCAATCTCCATGTCACTTTGATTCCCAGGAGATCCACCAATGcctattaacaaaaaaaatgtatgcttcCTTCTCAAAGAATATGACAGCCTTCTGTAACCCAGGTGGCTTTAACATCCTTCTTAAatgttgaaaataataaaaaaaaatccccactctCCAGAAGACACACTGATGACATTGTTAAAACATGTGAAAAGCAATCTAGAGATAACCAATATTTTCCCTTTAAACCCCTGTCACTATCACCAATGAAGAAGAGTTTTCCCAATGGGCATCCTTTTTAAACCAATATACTAGTATGGCAGTGACATGTAGTTCGTAAAAACATTAGGGGTACAATGCAAAGGgtgctctggaatgaggggtcatgggatgcgGGTGCTGGGAtagaatcaggagtaatctaagaaaatatttctttacagcaaGGTAATGGATAGATGGAATAGTCTTGGGTGGTgtagacaaggacagtatctgaattcaagaaagcatgggacatgcaccgggggaggggggtggtaggTATTTAGAGatgagcagttgtgtggatggacagactagttCCGCcgtacagtctttttctgccttcaggTTTCTATGCAAGAAGTAGAAGTCACAACCCTGGAAGAAATGGAATAGTATATCTGGAGATTTTCTCAGGGCTTCAGGGGGCCACCTGTTTTCCTGCACTGTAGCTCATGGGAGTAGGGGCCCTGCCGATCATGTGCTGCTAGCAATATGGCACCAAACTTGGATGCCCATCAACAGTGCCTCCCTCCAGCACTCACTGCACAGGTCGCTGACCGTGCCCTCATGCACAAGCTGTAGGCTCCTCGGGGCAGGGAATGCGACTGTACTGTGTACACCTAGGGACATGCAACTTACTGGCTACGTGTTTCTTCCCAGCCCTGTGTACGGTGAGCATGTCCAGCGTATCAAAGACAGGCCGGTGAGTGCACACGGTGCAGGCATACCTGAgacagcaagagaaaaaaaaaaagacagcacatCAGTCGCCTCTGCTTCTCAGGCAGCACATCTTACACCACATGAGACATCGCAGGCTGAAATCATTCATttctcttctactgcaaaagTGGGAGCCAAAGCTGGGCTCGGCCACAGGATTTCCAGGCCAGACCGGACCTTCCGTTCTTCAGGAGCAGCGCCTCGTCTTCAGGGATGAAGCTTGCAAGGAGCTCTGCCACTCTTCTCTTCTGCAAAGCCAAGCACAGCAGCTGTAAGGATGACTAAAGACATGGGAAGGGGAGCACAGATCTGATTCCCACTCGACCCCCGGGGACCCAGAAATCCGCCCTGTGGCCCAGGCAGACAACAGAGAGCCCCTCCGAGCTCCTGGGATACGTCGGGCGTGACGTGAAATAGCTAAATGATCGGGGATGTGTACCGGGATTGGGCTCTGGTCcgtggaaagccccgggactcacctTCAACACGTTCAGCTGACTCCCATCGTCACCCTCACGCTTAAACGACATGATGCAGCCTAGGCCGCGCTCCTCCCGGTCGCCGTACTGTCGAGGCCCCCGGGTTTCGCGAACTGCATTTCCCGGCGTGCTCCCCCGTGTTTTCCTTATGCCGACCTCCGAtcaggactacaactcccagaatACGCTCTCCGCCGCCATGACAGTGCGCGTCAGGGAGCTCGGGGATTGTGGGTAACGAAGTTCCGGCTTTACTCTTCGCCCTGCGTCGGCGGAAGAGTGGGGCGGGGCTTTCGCTTGCCCcggaactacaactcccagagcGCCTGGGTACTTCTGCAATTGAGTCCGCTGTCACTGGCATTGGAACACGGAGAGCCGGCAGCTTCCCTCTTCTAACGCAGGGAGGACCAGAGCAGAGGGGGCAGAAACTCTAGTGGGTGTGAGAGGGTAGAAACCCCAGTGCGGCCTGAGAGAGGGGGCAAAACCCCCAGTGCGGCccgaggcagggggagagagggggcagaaacCCCTGAGTGGCctgaggcagggggagagagaacagaaaCCCCTGAGCGGCCtgaggcaggggaagagaggggcagAAACCCCAGCTGGATCTGAGGGGAGCACAAACTCCAGTGTGGTCTGGGGGAGGGTGGCAGAGACTCCAGTGTGGactgagggtgggggagagagggcagaAACCCCTGAGTGACCTGAGAGGAGCACAAACTCCAGTGTGGTCTGGGGAGAGGGGCAGAAACCCCAGTGTGGTGTAAATGAGTGGGAGAAAGGGGACTAGAAACTGGGTATggtctgagggagggaggagaggggaatagaAACCCTGGAGTGGTTTGAGGCAGGGCTGCTGACCTCTCCTAGCTCGGGATGTGTTATagtgaatgagagagaatcaGGGAGCAGAATCAAGTTACTGCTGTCTGTCTTTAATAAGAAAGAGTCATGAGAGCGCAGCACAACAACATTGTTATGGCCAGATTTTGTGTAATTTGATTTTAGTGATTAAAGCTTGCTGGGAGGAGTAACTGCACAATGGcacagactgctgctgctgcttgctttgAAGAAGCTGCTAACATTGAGTGATGCTGTTTGTTCCCAGCTGAGCCCTGTGGGAAGATTCTTGGCAGGTCCCCTGGGAGTGAGGGGCGGAATCTGTCACAGACTCTGGACAGCCCCCACGGTTTAGGGACCTGGGTGTACAGGAGCGATGGCATCCTCCCCCGGGCAAGGGTCCTCAGGAGGGTCTGCTCTGCTGCGCGGTGCCAGGACCCGGTCTTACGGAAGCCTGGTGCAGTCTGCCTACTCCCCCGTGAGACAACGCAGGATTGAGCaccagctggatccaggggacaCCTTACAGGGATTGGCACTCAAATATGGCGTTACGGTAAGACTGGTGTGCCAACCAAAGTGATGTTGATCCAGTTGGATCCTTAGCTTTTATTTGTTATTGCCTTTTGTTTTGAGATGTAAATACCTCTCTGGGTCTGATTTTCCATTCTGTTCACTTTTAATGTGACGTCTTGTAGATCTTTTTAGCCGATTTGCAATGGGAAGAAGGTGTAGGAGATCACTGTGTCTGTGTTTTCCTCATGGTGCTTCCCTGTGTAAATGTGGGCAGCATGCACAACGCCAGTGCATTGCTATCCACACTCTTTGCCTGTGCCCGAAAGAACGTGCAGAGATcggaaaatttattttattttatttatagattcttttatacgcggtacgtatagttatacatcacctcggtttacaatgaatgAAATCTCTCCATGTGCTTTCACGCCCACAACCTAACTCTGCCCCTTTATTCATGTGGACTTTAACCCCTCTCCTGGGATTGGGAGGGGGGGCAATATTCAGACTGTCTTTAAGTGGATCACCCCACATtcacctgtttaaaaaaaaaagctgtgcttTTCCCTTGGACCTCAGTTAGTGACCTAGAACCTCAGATTACAAGAGACCGACTCCTTCGCCTGTAACTAAACCCTAAAAATCTTATAACCCACTTATCACAACAGATCGCCGTTCTAAGTGGAGAGATGGAAAAGGAAGGCctgtaagggtgtgtgtgaatCTTCTTTCTTTCTCGAAATCAAAAGCCTGGGGGAGTGAGTGAATAACTGGAGTCTTTAGCTGATGGTGATCCTTTTTTAATGGGATGTGAACTTTCCACAACCACACGGCCCGCCCCCCCCTTGTCAAATGTGACTGTAGACGTGTCTTTTACAGGGTGCTCAGAAGCCCGTGCCCCACCCTCAAGGAGAAATGGCTTTTATATTTGCTCTTTTGTAACAATCGGGCTGATCCAATagagtgcgctcagccgagcgcactgtttaacccgtggttggacgcgcATCCACGAGCCCTTATTCCagaaggggattagcgcgtccaaaacgcacgtccaaccccccccccccccccccccccccccgcgaaactAGTGGCGCTCAAcacacgcaaatgcatgttgatgagcgctattagctattctccccggATCCGACCCCCTCatatttttacgctcagaaacgAATGCCTGCCcccagcgatattaagtctgaggaaccaaaaggtttaaaaaaaaaaaaaaaaagcatgctggcggtcaggttaggaaaaggggcgCTCCAttaacgagcatccgttttcctagcccttggcgtccgttttcccaattcactgacagccacctctcctgggtgccctctgccgaggaggtgctagaggCGCACGCTTGTCCCTAGCGACTCCGCGACTCCTTGGCAGAGCAACCCtctcccctcatttaaatattctatcgtgcgcccaagagaggtggctgggcacgcgcTAGGAAAGCGGACGCTCAACACCGAGTGCCTCTTTTCCGAGCGGCTTTATTAGAACGGCCTGAATACGTGACTCCTGGAACCCTTTTGTCTTTGGGGACCCACCAAAGAGCAGAGACGGCTCCCGTGATGCCGTGGCATCACGGGAGCCGTCCTAGATTCACACCTCCGCTAGATCAGTTGCGTTTTGACTGTTGCTTTCATCTGGTGAATGTTAACCTAAAATTGTTGCTGATAATTTTTATATTCCGAGGATGCCACAACCAGGTTTGGTTTGCTTTAAAATTCAGGAAGATGCCACTGTGTTTTCAGAGGGGTAGCCGGGTTCGTATGTAGTGGCAGAAGCGACACAGAGGCCGGTGGCACCTTAGACTAACAGAGTTATTGAGGCATCGGCTTTCGAGGACAAGAGTTTGAAATGCAAGTCACCTTTCCACCCATGCCCGGCTGCATCCGACGAAGTGGATTCTGGTCCTCGAAAGCCGATGCCTCAATAACTCTTGTTAGTCTAAGGTGCCACCGGTCTTTGTGTCGTTTCTACTACCCTATGCAAACACGACGGCCATTTCCTAAATTTGAAGCAAATCAGGTGTCACCAGCCTGTATTTGGTTCCATGTCCTGTTGATTTACCCAGTGGGTCCACGTCATGGCCCTGTAGATGCCACGCCAGGACCTGTAGATGCGCTCTGGGATGGCACCACGTCAGCTTGCAACTTGCTCTGGCCTTTCGTCACCTCCGTGCTTCTTGTTTCCCCGCCTTCCCTTCCTAGATGGAGCAGATTAAGCGAGCGAACAGGCTGTACACGGGCGACTCGATCTTTTTGAAGAAAACCCTCTACATCCCCATCCTGATGGAGCAGAAGGGGCTGAGCCCCGAGGAGGAAGGAAGAGGCGAGAGGGATGTAAGCACCAAccagccagaggagggggaggaggagacgGTGGCGCAGGGGGCCGCCCAGCCTGAGGACCTGTCTGCCAAAGATTTCTTGAAGAAACTGGATTCTAAAATCACGGTGTCGAAGAGGGCTGTGGTGAAGACCCTGCACAACAGCGAGATCTTGTGAGTACAAAGTCCCTGGTCCTGAAGGTAAAGCCTTTGAAGAGCAGGCATGAGAGAAGTGTCTGCCGGGGGTTATGCACACGGATGGACAGCAAAGGGTGGGTGGGTATAGAGTGAGGGGGCAGCAGGAGAAGCAGGGTTGTGGAGATGGCGGGAGCTTGCGAGTCACGGTGCAGGACTGAATCGCCCATCGCTGCACAATGTCTACGCAAGAGGGGTTCCACCCTCCTCTCGTGCTGTgggcaggcggggggggggggggggggctgacagCTTGTCACATCCAGCAGGGATCTCTGTCGCCCTTTCTAGAGCAGTGTCCTGACCTATCCCAAATGTCTGCCCCACTGTGCTTGAGGCAGTGTCTGCTCAAGTGACTTCTGTAGAACAGGCCCCCTGacctctaattaaaaaaaaaaaacatgttataTTCGCGCTGGGGATTTCATGTC
Protein-coding regions in this window:
- the LOC115078621 gene encoding sodium channel modifier 1-like, whose amino-acid sequence is MSFKREGDDGSQLNVLKKRRVAELLASFIPEDEALLLKNGRYACTVCTHRPVFDTLDMLTVHRAGKKHVASLQWFYGKKRDQENEVQKRQQVAFLKAEEAGGQVPAGPAPLLAQTRRITHRALLKATPYNSCCRRSRSESSGTSTAHSGSEPSAIGTACESSGAQSPYPGQEAVGVEATPSSRLPGHQSSSSGSLKGRGWKVKKRSTGKATPRALCPEVGSEGCDQRRAIEHYLLLRSSGWIQDASGQWTKDENVEFDSDEEQPPAFLTL
- the LOC115078623 gene encoding lysM and putative peptidoglycan-binding domain-containing protein 1-like → MASSPGQGSSGGSALLRGARTRSYGSLVQSAYSPVRQRRIEHQLDPGDTLQGLALKYGVTMEQIKRANRLYTGDSIFLKKTLYIPILMEQKGLSPEEEGRGERDVSTNQPEEGEEETVAQGAAQPEDLSAKDFLKKLDSKITVSKRAVVKTLHNSEILIPQGEASSCSGTSSCRGATRDQDGTRSPRTHQRSLLGPVPLTRTTRAATLKDHEDELFKL